Within the Nasonia vitripennis strain AsymCx chromosome 3 unlocalized genomic scaffold, Nvit_psr_1.1 chr3_random0005, whole genome shotgun sequence genome, the region TATCtaaaaaattacagaaaatttaatttccgGTTTAAAGCAATTAAAGAACAAATCAAATCGATTAGTCTCGCAAAAAGTGTTTTGATTGAAAATGTACGATGGGACGATGTGATTGATAAAATTCGAAGCACTCTAAGGGGATCGgaagttaaaataataatttgtaaagGCACTATTACTTATCCGCGCTTAAGCGAACGCACAAAAATTATTCAGGAGGCTCATTGTTCTGCCATAGGTGGACATAAAGGCGTAAATAAAACCAATACGTGCGTaaagcaaaatttttattgggAACATATGAAAATCGACATACAAATGTATATTCGGAAGTGTTTACCTTGTCAATTAAAGAAATTAGTTCGAGTCAAGACTAAAAATCGTATGGTCATAACGGATACACCTGTTCAACCCTTTGACAAAGTTGCTTTAGACATAGTTGGCCCCTTTCCGCCAACAGAAGACGGACACGATAATATATTAACAATACGATGTTGTCTAACTAAATATTCTCTTGCGATCGCTCTTAAAGATGCAACGGCGCGATCAGTCGCGGACACTATGATAAAATGTTTCATCTGCACTTTTGGCGCTCCTATAGCTATTTTGACCGATCAAGggataaattttttaaacagtCTAATGAAACGAGTGGCAAGACGATTCAGAATCACACAGTTCAAAACGACAGCCTTTCATCCACAGTCGAACGGCTCTCTTGAGAGAAGTCATCATGTACTGAGAGAAtatttgaaacaatttatctCGCAAAACGAACAATGGGACCAGTGGCTAGAGATGGCTGCTTTTTCGTATAATACGTCCGTACACGAAGCGACACAATACACGCCCTACCAGTTAGTCTTCGGAAGATTGGCTCGCTCCCCGTCGAGCAACCCACTCGAAAGAGAGGACAGACTCCCGACGTATGCCGATTATATTATCGAATTAACAACAAGGTTAAATAACATTCAAGAAATTGCGtgagaaaaattaatagcAGCCAAATGGCgagcaaaatattattatgacaCAAGTGCAAATCCACAAGATTTTAAGGTTAGCGATTATATTTGGCTACTTAAAGGaggaaaaattcataaactaAAAGACCAGTACGAAGGTCCCTATTTATTCGTAGATATACTGCGTAATGGTAATATTAAGATACAACTAAAAacgaataaatataaagtagTGCATATGAATCGCGTACGTATATCATACATTGAACCAGAAAAGACTTAAgtctaaattaattaaatgatATATGTCAAATATAGTTTAAGTATACAGTATGAtcctattttattctattcaAATTAACATAATGCATAATTACAGTATCAACaataatcaattaaacaaGCGAGATAAGGATttcagaaaaaaaggaaaagtagTAGTAAAATAACTGGTAAAATCTACGTTTAAAGCAAATAagcttaagaaaaaaatataatcaaaaggTGAACTCATCTCAAGAAATACTGTGATCTATAAGAGTAGATCTAGGAGCACGGTTGCAGCCTCATAGCAATACTAAACATAAATGCTGACGCCCCGATGGCGATTATGTAGAGATATGTGCTTACGCCCCGATGGCAATGATATGTACATCATACATATGTCGATGATAGGCATAGTTAAGCAAGGATCAGTAATTAGTAAAACTTTATCTATATAacgattattttaaattttcactgtgcaataaagaaaaagataatgaaGTAAAACAAAAGATTGTCGttaagaaaattttacaaaaaaaaaaataggttTTACTTTTAATTACAATATGACTAGAATAAGGTCAATTAAGTAAGGAGATAAGCCAAAGGACCAAATACATTTAtggagaaaattttcaatattattcaATGATAATTATATTGGAGTTGAGTGAAATTGAATTACAATATATCGCGTAGCACAATTGTGATATATTGAAATCATTATATATTGAATTGAGGACTTGGTTGGAGGGCGCGAGAGCGACAACACGTGTCTCGAGCGAGACCGACAGTTTCGGTAGTTTTGAGTGGGAAGAAggtgagaaaaaataaaaagcaagcaaaaaaggaggaaagaTAAAGTGTAAGAAGAAGTGTGTGAAAGAAGCAAGAAGAAAAAGTGAataggaaaagaaaaagagaggaagaacAGGAAAGAGGGCACAAAGGTTAGAGAGGTTAGAAAGACACGAGTGTCATGGCGGACGGTAAACCGAAAGGGGCGGGAAACAGCGGAGAGAAGAGCGCGGCGATCAAAGAtaaggaggagaagaaaaaagtaataacaAGGCAGTCAACTTTAGAAGGCTTAGTAGGAGGAAGAAAAGTGACGTTCAAAGACGAGGCGGAAATGAAGAAAGTGTGGGATGAATTAGGAGCAATGAAAGAACAGAACAAGAAAATGAAGGAGAAAATCGCGAAAGAAGGAAAGGAAAGAGATATAGAGATGAGGAAAATAGAAAGTGTAGTGAGAGAGCTGAAAGAAGAATTGAAAAGTGGAAAGGAAAAGATGGAGGCCATGGAAGAGAAGGTGGAAAGTTTGGAGAGCACGGTAGCGGAGCTGAACGAGAGGCTAACGGCGGCAACGGAGAGGCAGGCGGAGACATCAGCCGAAACGGGAGAGGAGCGGTTCCACGCCGGAGCAACAGAGGGCGCGAGAGGCTCCACTTGGAGCTTAAGGAGCGGGACGAGCATGCGGTCGAtgcgcagcagcagaagcacaGTACGAAGCGGCAGCAGCTGGGGCAGCGGTGCGTCAGATGCGTTCTCAGGGAGAGAGGTGAGTTTGATGAAGAAGATGTTATATGATAAGGATAGGGCGGAAAGAGCGTGCAACAGTGAAAGGGTTGGCCGAACACATGGTAGAATTAGAAAGATTGATAGGAAAGAAAGACGAGGTGAAGGATTGGgtagaaaaattaatagagGAAAAATTAGGAACAGAAGTAAAGGTAGAGACAGCGAGAATAGGAGGAGGGAGAAGTAGGGTAGATAGAGTCGTAATTGCTAAATTAAGAAGCGAAGAGGAGAAGAGAAAAGTGATGAAGAATAAGAGCAAGCTAAGAGGGACGAACATTTATATAGAGCATGATTTAAGTTACGAGGAAAGGAGAAAGCAGGAGGAAATTAAGAGATGGTGCATGGAAAATAAAAGGAAGGGATGGAATATAAGAATAGGAATAGGTAGGGTAGCAATCGATGGGCAGTGGATAAGGTGGGAGGAAGAAGATAGAATAAAAGAGATAGAAGCTGAAGACAACAAAAGACAGGAGAAAGTAACAAAGCAATTAGAGTGGATGAGGGAAAATAGGTCTGTGGTAACAGAAGGAGAAATAGGAGGAGAAAAAGTGGACGGAGAAGAAAATTTCGAGTAGGCCAGAAATGGAGATCGGAACAGGAGAGGGAGGAGAGGAAGGtaggaagaagagaaaaaatgtttacaagtaagcagaaagaaaataaagggaaggaaaaatggaaagaaaataaaagtaacacTTTCAAGTATGAAGAACAGTGGGGCAGCCAGGAGCTAGAGGAAACAGTGGgacaaaagaataaaaaaaggaaagaggaGAAGAGTAAGGGAGGGCCAGGGGAGGCAAACACAAAGAAGCTACTGTTCTGGAATATTGCAGGGTTATGGAATAAGGACATGGATTTTTGGAGATACATCAAAGGGAAAGACTTCCTAAGCCTGTCAAAAACATGGGTGGAAAGAAAAGATATAGATAAAGTAAGAGATTTATTACCAAAGGAGTTCGAATGGGAAATAGTAGAGGCAAAGAGGAcacaaaaaagaggaagagcAGCAGGGGGTTTTATTATAGGAATCAAGAGAAACTGGAGCAAGGAGGAGATAGTAATAGCGGAGGAAATAACAGAAGGCTTAATTAAAACAGAAATCAGGGAACAAAAGgagatagtaaaaatttgGTCAGTATATAACCAGAAGAACAcggataaaataataaaaaaattggaagaGATAGAAATAAAGGAAGAGGGGAAAGTGATAATAGGAGGAGATTTTAACATCAGAATAGGGGAAAAAGGGGGCTACATAGACATAGAAAACGGTGAAACGAGACATAGGAAAAGCAAAGACAAAAAGTGTAGCAATGAATGGGAGAAAGTAGTGGATTTATGCGAAGAAAAaggttggaaaattctaaatggaAATAAAGAAGGGGACGAAGAAGGAGAATACACTTTTATAGGAGGTAGGGAAGCAACGGTCATCGACTACATAATAGTAAATGAGGAGGTTTGGGAAGAGGAGTCAAGGTTTGAAATTCAGGAGAGCATAGATTCAGACCACGCACCACTAGTTTTAGAATATAGGAATGAAGGTCAAAAGTCAAAAGAggaagtaaaagaaaaaggaaaaacaagGAAAGTATTGATATGGGAGGAAGAAGCGGTGGAAAAATAcaaggaaaaaacaaaagagcTGTGCAGAGAGATAGAAGAAAAGGAGGAAGATAGCATTGAAACAAGATGGAAGGACACAAaggaaataataaagaaagcgTGGATTGTAGAAGAAAGAAgggtaaaaaaaagaaaactaggCTACAGGAGATGGTGGAATAGGGACTGCTCAAGAATGGAAAGGATAGCAAAGAAAGAGTATAAGAAGTGGAAAAAAGGGGAGAGTAATAATGCAAAGTATAGGCTAGCTAGAATAAAATGGAGAAGGAAATGcagggaaagagaaaaaatatggAAAGAAGAACAAATGAAAGAATTAGAGAACATAAAAAGGGAAAGTCAGGTTTGGGATTACATAGGAAAATttaggaaaaagaaaacaaagaaagggattaaaaatgaaatctcAGAAGAACAATGGAAAACACACATTGAAAAACTACTACAGGGATCTGGGACAAAAAAGGTAGGAGAAAAAAGGGAAAtgatagcagaaaaaaaagagggagaaTGTATTACGgcaaacaaaattttgcaaGCGTGGAAAGGCATAAAGAGGAGGAAAGCGCCGGGATGGGATGAAATCCCAAATGAAGCATGAATACACGGTAGTCAGGAAATAAAGGAAAAGCTGGTAGCAATAATAGGAAAAATATGGGACGGTGGGGAGATCCCAGAGGACTGGAAAACGGGGGTCATAGTACagatatataaaaaaggaaaCGTAAACGAACCTAGCAATTACAGAGGAATAACATTGTTGCCGACGGCGTATAAAATCTATGCAGAAGTGCTAAGGAAAAGACTAGTAAAggaaatagaagaaaaaggcTTATTGTCAGAAAGTCAAGCAGGGTTTAGGGAAAACAGATCGACAATAGATAACATTTTCACACTGGACCATTTGATaaagaaaagtaaaagaaataaaaagaaactgTACGCGTTATTCATAGACTTGAAGGCGGCGTTCGACACGgtaaacagaaaaaaactatGGAAGATTCTAGGAGACATAGGAGTAAGTAAATATATAATAGAGCAACTGAAGGAAATATATGAGGAAACCAGGGTGAGGGTAAGAACGGAAGGAGGAGTTACAGAAGATTTCTGGACGGAACTAGGACTAAGACAAGGCTGCGTGTTGAGCCCAATTCTGTTCTGCCTATATATAGGAGAGTTAGAGAAAGAGTTTAGGAAAAGGAATATAGGGGGAGTAGAGACTAATGGAGTTAGGATATGGAACCTAGACTATGCAGACGACATCGTACTTCTAGCACTGAATAGGGAAGCAATTCTAGACATGATGGATACTCTAAGaagatttttaaaagagagagactTAATATTGAGCACGGAAAAGACAAAGATactgatttttaataaaaaagcaaatgaAAGGAAAGAAGTATGGAGATGGGAGAGAGATAGGATAGAAGAGGTAAGAGTATTCAAATATCTAGGATTCACGTTTAATAGGGAGGGCAACTATAAAGATCATATAAAGGAGATGAAAAAGAAAGGCCTAGCGGCAGTTAAGGAAGTGTGGGGATTAGGAGAAAGGTCCTGCAAGTATGATATAAAAGTAAGAAAGATGCTATTCAATTATTTAGTGAGAAGTGTAATGGAATACGGAGTAGAAATATGGGGATGGGAAGAAAAAGTAGAATtggaaaacattttaataCTGTACTGGAGATGGAGCTTAGGATTAGATTTTTGCACGCCCAAGTACTTAATACAGGAGGAAGCGAAGTTAACAAAGCTAAAGGGAAGATGGGCTCTGAGGGCACTGAAGTATGAAGATAGGATAAGAAAGCAAGAAAACGGGATACTAACAAGGATATGctgggaagaaaaattaaagaacAGGAAAGAAGATGAGTACatgatgaaaaaagaaaaatatttaaacaatatagGACTTAGCACGGTGGAGGTGGACATTTTGAAAGGATTAGAAAAAGATATAGGAGAAGAGattataaaaagagaaaaagactTACAGAAGCAGTggcaaagagagaaaatagaACAGTCCAGATATAATACAAGATACAAAGAGATAGTAACGCTAGGCAGACCAGAGTACCtaaagaaagagaacagaAACATCAGGGAAATAGCTAGGCTTAGGTGTGGGAACGTGGAAAGTGCAAACAGATACTGGGAAACAGAAGAGAATAGGAAATGCAAGCTATGTAGGAAAGAACTAGGAACATTAGAACACGTAGTCGAAAACTGTGAAATAATTAGGAAATGGGAAACagatacaaacaaaaatatagtAATAGGATTAGAGCAACTGAAAGAGGTCTGGGAGGGAAGAGGAATGAAGAAGTAGGAAAATGGGTAAAAGAATTAGAATTAGAAatagaaaaagagagacggagacaAGGGCAGACATAGGACACAAAATGGGGAAAGAAGGATAGAGGGTAAAATTACAAAAGGGCAGAAAAACAAAACGTAAATAAGTtgtaaaaagagaaagagcgcaaAAGTAGAGATAAGAATGTAAAAGTGCTGTAATAAATAGGAG harbors:
- the LOC103318066 gene encoding golgin subfamily A member 6-like protein 6 → MADGKPKGAGNSGEKSAAIKDKEEKKKVITRQSTLEGLVGGRKVTFKDEAEMKKVWDELGAMKEQNKKMKEKIAKEGKERDIEMRKIESVVRELKEELKSGKEKMEAMEEKVESLESTVAELNERLTAATERQAETSAETGEERFHAGATEGARGSTWSLRSGTSMRSMRSSRSTVRSGSSWGSVKGLAEHMVELERLIGKKDEVKDWVEKLIEEKLGTEVKVETARIGGGRSRVDRVVIAKLRSEEEKRKVMKNKSKLRGTNIYIEHDLSYEERRKQEEIKRWCMENKRKGWNIRIGIGRVAIDGQWIRWEEEDRIKEIEAEDNKRQEKVTKQLEWMRENRSVVTEGEIGGEKVDGEENFE